From a single Nocardioides panacis genomic region:
- a CDS encoding ABC transporter ATP-binding protein, translating into MTEELAVEAVGVSKAFGSLRAVDNISVQVAQGEVYGVLGPNGAGKTTFLRMLFGLIKPDSGTVRVFGRTWEDAGVAVLDGVAGFIESPKFYPYLTGRQNLEGLALLDGGARPGLMTEVLDIVDLADRADQKVGGYSYGMRQRLGVAASLLREPRLLVLDEPANGLDPAGIRDMRALVKRLAASGLTVLLSSHHMDEVEEICDNVTIMRKGTVAFHGTIADLRAMAPLPGHLVSTTDDDRALALAATHPVVSVRRGPDDALAVTGPQHDVSNYLAALLRAEIDLLAYTPTETPLEALFFMLTDDTAHRAAATGSTSLEGAVR; encoded by the coding sequence ATGACAGAAGAACTAGCCGTCGAGGCGGTAGGCGTCAGCAAGGCCTTCGGGTCGCTGCGGGCGGTCGACAACATCTCCGTCCAGGTCGCTCAGGGCGAGGTGTACGGCGTGCTCGGCCCGAACGGCGCGGGGAAGACCACGTTCCTGCGGATGCTGTTCGGGCTCATCAAGCCCGACTCCGGCACCGTCCGCGTGTTCGGTCGGACCTGGGAGGACGCCGGGGTCGCGGTCCTGGACGGCGTCGCCGGGTTCATCGAGTCGCCGAAGTTCTACCCGTACCTGACCGGTCGGCAGAACCTGGAAGGGCTCGCCCTGCTCGACGGCGGCGCGCGACCCGGGCTGATGACCGAGGTCCTCGACATCGTCGACCTCGCCGACCGGGCCGACCAGAAGGTCGGCGGCTACTCCTACGGCATGCGCCAACGACTCGGCGTCGCCGCGAGCCTGCTGCGCGAACCGCGCCTCCTGGTCCTGGACGAGCCCGCGAACGGGCTCGACCCGGCCGGCATCCGGGACATGCGTGCCCTGGTGAAGCGCCTCGCGGCGAGCGGCCTGACCGTGCTGTTGAGCTCGCACCACATGGACGAGGTCGAGGAGATCTGCGACAACGTCACCATCATGCGGAAGGGCACCGTCGCCTTCCACGGCACCATCGCGGACCTGCGAGCGATGGCGCCGCTCCCCGGACACCTGGTCAGCACCACCGACGACGACCGAGCGCTCGCTCTCGCCGCGACCCACCCGGTGGTGAGCGTGCGGCGGGGACCCGACGACGCGCTGGCGGTGACCGGTCCACAACACGACGTGTCGAACTACCTCGCCGCCCTGCTCCGTGCCGAGATCGATCTGCTCGCCTACACCCCGACCGAGACGCCCCTGGAGGCGCTCTTCTTCATGCTCACCGACGACACCGCGCACCGAGCCGCCGCCACCGGCAGCACCAGCCTCGAAGGGGCCGTTCGATGA
- a CDS encoding STAS domain-containing protein yields the protein MQKMGRNVTGTESSSLPAFSGGIPGEATRERAQTLHVSQEPLERAPMQTGPYSRYLGGAEVQPQPPPLSIEVSHPSPDVRVVTPVGDADLCTVPGLQQALDEVTGSDCSHVIVDLDRLTFMDASLLRLLVEVRTRLSATGGTLHVRCSTAHGRRILALTGLDYMLDQRSRGRAAPPLSDRPHRR from the coding sequence ATGCAGAAGATGGGGCGTAACGTCACAGGAACCGAGTCTTCTTCGCTTCCCGCATTCAGCGGCGGCATTCCCGGCGAAGCAACGCGGGAGCGGGCCCAGACCCTGCACGTCTCTCAGGAACCCCTGGAACGAGCCCCCATGCAGACCGGTCCCTACTCTCGTTACCTCGGTGGCGCTGAGGTCCAGCCCCAGCCCCCGCCTCTGAGCATCGAGGTCTCCCATCCGAGCCCCGACGTCCGGGTTGTCACCCCGGTCGGAGACGCCGATCTCTGCACCGTCCCCGGCCTGCAGCAGGCCCTGGACGAGGTGACCGGCTCAGACTGTTCCCACGTCATCGTCGACCTCGACCGACTCACCTTCATGGACGCCAGTTTGCTGCGCCTGCTGGTCGAAGTGCGCACCCGGTTATCCGCGACCGGAGGCACCCTCCACGTCAGGTGCAGCACCGCCCATGGACGACGCATCCTGGCCCTCACCGGACTGGACTACATGCTCGACCAGCGCTCACGAGGTCGGGCTGCCCCGCCCCTTTCAGATCGACCCCACCGTCGATGA
- a CDS encoding ATP-binding protein — MEQARADWVLASDARSVTRARTLIAQRLIGLPDESVEVVLLLVSELVTNAVRHGSGPVGLHVAWGNGTVRVEVHDQSPEWPVVRAVDRDALDGRGLILVDGLATGWGVMAGKPGKTVWFTAKA; from the coding sequence ATGGAGCAAGCGCGGGCGGACTGGGTCCTGGCGTCGGATGCCCGCTCCGTGACCCGGGCTCGGACGCTGATCGCCCAGAGGTTGATCGGCCTGCCGGACGAGTCCGTGGAGGTTGTCCTCTTGCTGGTGAGCGAGCTGGTGACGAACGCGGTGCGCCACGGATCGGGGCCGGTGGGCTTGCATGTCGCCTGGGGCAACGGCACGGTCCGGGTGGAGGTTCACGATCAGTCACCCGAGTGGCCCGTCGTGCGGGCGGTGGATCGCGACGCCCTCGACGGGCGCGGGCTCATCCTTGTCGACGGGCTGGCTACCGGTTGGGGTGTGATGGCCGGGAAACCCGGCAAGACCGTCTGGTTCACTGCGAAGGCCTAG
- a CDS encoding GAF domain-containing protein, producing the protein MKPIPETQQALAKLGNGGDTDVERVLLRMGRKAKRIVPECVGLSLALLQDGITLTLVASSDEVAVLDAIQYLDGGPCVQAAHENQTLDVNADDLLSEDRWMMYAQASAAHGIASSLSLPLLHDGRMVGSINLYASTPDAFEGHHDALAEELGSSAASAVANADLSFATRMEAVEAPRRIADQDDVHIAVGILSANQGVDIGTARERLRQAAARAGITEHQAARAVRGLLTPEPDAPPA; encoded by the coding sequence GTGAAGCCCATCCCCGAGACCCAGCAGGCCCTGGCGAAACTTGGCAACGGCGGCGACACCGACGTTGAACGCGTCTTGCTGCGGATGGGCCGGAAGGCGAAGCGGATCGTTCCCGAGTGCGTCGGGCTGAGCCTGGCCCTCTTGCAGGACGGGATCACGTTGACGCTCGTCGCGAGCAGCGATGAGGTCGCCGTTCTGGACGCCATCCAGTACCTCGACGGCGGCCCGTGCGTGCAGGCAGCCCACGAGAACCAGACCCTGGACGTGAACGCCGACGACCTCCTCTCCGAAGACAGATGGATGATGTACGCACAGGCCAGCGCAGCGCACGGGATTGCGAGCAGCCTCAGCCTGCCTCTTTTGCACGACGGACGCATGGTCGGGTCGATCAACCTCTACGCCTCGACCCCCGACGCGTTCGAGGGACACCACGACGCCCTTGCCGAGGAGCTGGGATCCTCAGCCGCATCGGCGGTCGCCAACGCAGACCTGTCGTTCGCCACCCGGATGGAGGCCGTCGAGGCACCGCGACGGATCGCCGATCAAGACGACGTCCACATTGCCGTGGGCATCCTCTCGGCCAATCAAGGCGTGGACATCGGCACAGCCCGGGAGCGTCTCCGCCAAGCCGCCGCCAGGGCAGGCATCACCGAGCACCAAGCAGCCCGTGCGGTACGTGGACTCCTGACCCCTGAGCCCGACGCGCCCCCGGCGTGA
- a CDS encoding GAF domain-containing SpoIIE family protein phosphatase: protein MTSALVMANSVEAVSKTVVTHGADAVGAPLAVLTLLSDDGRSVRMVGLSGGRPGDVDAWTNYPATELTPTTDAIRTGERLILTGAQAINDRYPALDLAGRGSRSIVVLPLHNGTRSLGAVGLAFSEERELDSAELEFLDILADTCAQALDRIAAQEIAAIQSAKLAFLADAATVLASSLDYEATLTSVAWLAVPTFADWSAIDLVDDGRLHRLAVAHVDPAKVQLAHELAERYPADPDAPNGAWQVMRTGRSELIADITDDMLVAGAVDDEHLAIARDLQLRSALTVPLVVRGRVLGVLTWVAAQADRRYSMDDVALAEDLAKRAAVAIDNAELYSQTAAAAVQLQHAVLPEALPELPDWDIAHFYSPSGRTEVGGDFYDVLPLEDSRVVMFVGDVMGRGVAAAAAMAQMRAAVRAYAAIDPTPEVVVAKLDLMYERYPTDQLVTLVYALADPGRDELVVANAGHPPPLLLRADRSVEQLPIADGAPLGVAFQDRHQSTVPFRGGDTVVAFTDGLIERRDEDITQGQERLLQAVMGMKGADLTAALASMVEKVRDPSRDDDVAVVAARRK from the coding sequence GTGACCAGCGCCCTGGTGATGGCCAACAGCGTGGAGGCCGTGTCGAAGACCGTCGTCACCCACGGCGCGGATGCTGTCGGCGCGCCGCTCGCGGTACTGACCCTGCTCTCCGACGACGGCAGGAGCGTGCGAATGGTCGGGCTGAGCGGCGGGCGCCCCGGCGATGTCGACGCGTGGACGAACTATCCGGCCACCGAACTCACACCCACCACCGATGCCATCCGAACCGGGGAACGTCTCATCCTCACCGGCGCACAAGCGATCAACGACCGGTACCCGGCTCTGGACCTGGCCGGTCGGGGGAGCAGGTCCATCGTCGTGCTGCCGCTACACAACGGCACCCGCTCCCTGGGCGCCGTGGGACTGGCTTTCTCCGAGGAGCGCGAGCTGGACTCCGCGGAGCTGGAGTTCCTCGACATCCTGGCCGACACCTGTGCTCAGGCGCTCGACAGGATCGCGGCGCAGGAGATTGCCGCCATCCAGAGCGCGAAACTGGCGTTCCTGGCCGACGCGGCCACCGTTTTGGCCAGCAGCCTGGACTACGAGGCCACGTTGACCAGCGTGGCCTGGCTGGCGGTGCCCACGTTCGCGGATTGGAGCGCCATCGACCTCGTGGACGACGGACGCCTGCATCGCCTGGCGGTGGCGCACGTGGACCCGGCCAAGGTCCAGCTCGCCCATGAGCTGGCCGAGCGGTATCCGGCCGACCCGGATGCGCCCAACGGTGCCTGGCAGGTGATGCGCACGGGACGCAGCGAGCTCATCGCGGACATCACCGACGACATGCTGGTGGCCGGCGCCGTCGACGACGAACACCTGGCAATCGCGCGTGACCTGCAGTTGCGCAGTGCCTTGACGGTCCCGCTGGTGGTGCGCGGACGGGTCCTTGGCGTCCTCACGTGGGTCGCTGCGCAGGCCGACCGGCGGTACAGCATGGACGACGTGGCATTGGCCGAGGATCTGGCGAAGCGGGCGGCGGTGGCCATCGACAACGCCGAGCTGTACAGCCAGACGGCCGCCGCGGCGGTGCAGTTGCAGCACGCGGTCCTCCCAGAGGCGTTGCCCGAACTGCCTGACTGGGACATCGCACACTTCTACAGCCCCTCAGGGCGGACTGAGGTCGGCGGCGACTTCTACGACGTCCTCCCGCTCGAGGACAGCCGGGTGGTGATGTTCGTCGGGGATGTGATGGGCCGCGGTGTCGCCGCAGCGGCGGCGATGGCGCAGATGCGCGCGGCCGTGCGCGCTTACGCGGCGATCGACCCGACACCCGAGGTCGTCGTAGCGAAGCTGGACCTGATGTACGAGCGGTACCCGACCGACCAGCTCGTCACGCTGGTCTACGCACTTGCCGACCCCGGTCGTGACGAACTCGTCGTGGCGAACGCCGGGCACCCGCCGCCGCTCCTGCTGCGTGCCGACCGGAGCGTCGAGCAGCTCCCGATCGCCGATGGCGCTCCTCTCGGCGTCGCCTTCCAGGACCGGCACCAGTCCACGGTCCCTTTCCGTGGCGGGGACACCGTGGTCGCGTTCACCGACGGTCTCATCGAGCGTCGCGACGAGGACATCACCCAGGGGCAGGAGCGTCTCCTTCAGGCGGTGATGGGTATGAAGGGCGCTGACCTGACCGCAGCGCTCGCGAGCATGGTGGAGAAGGTCCGGGACCCATCGCGGGACGACGACGTCGCGGTTGTCGCAGCCCGACGCAAGTAG
- a CDS encoding NAD(P)-dependent oxidoreductase, protein MVGEAAARGHAVISISRSEPSERVPGVRYELGPVQDVAPKVIPGADVVVAALSPRGDTAGQLVDAYAQLVGLSAEVGARYLQIGGFSSLRPAPGAPRFVEGEIAEEFRAEALEGEATRVMLAERAPENLDWVFISPAAGYGAFAPGERTGRYRVGDEVALFDADGGSTISGADFAIAVVDEIQRAAHHRAHIGIAY, encoded by the coding sequence ATCGTTGGTGAGGCCGCCGCACGCGGCCACGCCGTCATCTCGATCAGTCGGTCGGAACCCTCTGAGCGGGTGCCGGGCGTCCGCTACGAGCTGGGCCCCGTCCAGGACGTGGCCCCGAAGGTGATCCCGGGCGCCGATGTGGTCGTGGCGGCGCTGTCGCCGCGGGGGGACACGGCCGGCCAGCTGGTCGACGCGTACGCCCAGCTCGTTGGACTCTCCGCGGAGGTCGGCGCGCGCTACCTGCAGATCGGCGGGTTCAGCTCGCTGCGCCCCGCCCCGGGCGCACCGCGCTTCGTGGAGGGCGAGATCGCCGAGGAGTTCCGGGCGGAGGCGCTCGAGGGTGAGGCGACGCGCGTCATGCTGGCCGAGAGGGCACCCGAGAACCTCGATTGGGTGTTCATCAGCCCGGCGGCGGGGTACGGCGCCTTCGCTCCAGGTGAGCGCACGGGGCGCTACCGCGTCGGGGATGAGGTCGCTCTCTTCGACGCCGACGGCGGGTCGACCATCTCCGGAGCCGACTTCGCGATCGCGGTCGTCGACGAGATCCAGAGGGCGGCCCACCACCGCGCGCACATCGGCATCGCCTACTGA